One segment of Colias croceus chromosome 15, ilColCroc2.1 DNA contains the following:
- the LOC123697843 gene encoding uncharacterized protein LOC123697843 has translation MVMKKAGADPKVRKTFVRNCEQKVKNNHKVVHDVAGSSKSSAVHLIKPIDQELDKPTLCSSEVLANYLTDAKNALPRANKLDDLNLDKAQLSSKVTKKLNFHFNDRIYKNLVELNADVALSKNKKEKKVKTNLVKKDLEPNIEDFCQEEKREDELPHIPVIKPKVKPVKRIESSNLHKLVSSFEVL, from the exons ATGGTAATGAAGAAAGCCGGCGCGGATCCAAAAGTTAGGAAAACTTTTGTACGAAACTGTGagcaaaaagtaaaaaacaaCCACAAAGTTGTTCATGATGTTGCGGGATCATCCAAATCTAGTGCAGTGCATTTAATTAAACCTATAGATCAAGAACTTGATAAACCCACGTTGTGTTCGAGTGAAGTTTTGGCAAATTACTTAACTGACGCCAAGAACGCATTACCGAGGGCTAATAAACTTGATGACTTGAATCTAGATAAAGCCCAACTTAGTAGTAAA gtgacaaaaaaattaaacttccACTTTAATGACAGGATATACAAAAACTTAGTGGAACTCAACGCTGATGTTGCCTTGTCGAAAaataagaaagaaaagaaagtaaaaactaATTTGGTGAAGAAGGATCTAGAACCGAATATAGAGGATTTCTGTCAGGAAGAGAAACGAGAGGATGAGTTGCCGCACATACCAGTAATAAAGCCTAAAGTTAAACCTGTGAAGCGAATTGAATCTAGCAACTTACATAAACTTGTTTCGTCTTTTGAAGTTTTATGA